In the Ipomoea triloba cultivar NCNSP0323 chromosome 6, ASM357664v1 genome, one interval contains:
- the LOC116022772 gene encoding solute carrier family 25 member 44-like, whose product MCTAYEGEVRSEGLNNFKLGNESLEGLELEEMNLSAAADEESPHQIRLPVPEEIDWEMLDKSRFFFLGAALFSGVSAALYPVVVLKTRQQVSESRLSCITTAISIVKHEGPRGLYRGFGTSLMGTIPARALYMAALEITKSNLGTATVSLGLPDHTAAAVANAAAGLSAAVAAQLVWTPVDVVSQRLMIQGGSRKYVNGIHAFSKILSTDGPRGLYRGFGISILTYAPSNAVWWASYSVAQRLVWSSYGCYFHKRDNNNGDGGRIGCDTKTVMAVQGLSAAMAGGISAFITMPLDTIKTRLQVLDGGPSVGQTLRNLVREGGWRACYRGLGPRWASMSMSATTMITTYEFLKRLSTKNQDC is encoded by the coding sequence ATGTGTACTGCATATGAAGGTGAGGTTAGGAGTGAAGGACTGAACAATTTCAAACTGGGGAATGAGAGTTTGGAAGGTTTAGAATTGGAGGAGATGAATTTGAGTGCGGCGGCGGATGAAGAATCGCCTCACCAAATTCGCCTTCCGGTTCCGGAGGAGATTGACTGGGAAATGCTAGACAAATCTAGGTTTTTCTTCCTCGGCGCCGCCTTATTCTCGGGCGTTTCGGCGGCGCTTTACCCCGTTGTGGTGCTGAAGACGCGGCAGCAAGTGTCGGAATCTCGTCTCTCGTGTATAACCACCGCGATTTCCATCGTGAAACACGAGGGTCCTCGCGGGCTGTACCGAGGATTCGGGACTTCTTTGATGGGCACTATCCCTGCCAGAGCGCTATACATGGCTGCCCTAGAGATTACCAAGAGCAATCTAGGCACCGCCACGGTTAGCCTGGGGTTACCGGACCACACAGCAGCCGCCGTAGCCAATGCCGCGGCTGGGCTGAGCGCCGCCGTGGCGGCGCAGCTGGTGTGGACCCCAGTAGACGTGGTGAGCCAGCGCCTGATGATTCAAGGCGGGTCACGGAAATATGTGAATGGAATCCATGCTTTCAGCAAAATTCTCAGCACGGATGGGCCGAGAGGATTGTACAGAGGATTTGGGATTTCAATCCTCACATATGCTCCCTCAAACGCGGTTTGGTGGGCATCCTACTCTGTTGCACAGAGGCTTGTTTGGAGCAGCTATGGCTGTTACTTCCACAAGAGAGACAACAACAATGGCGATGGCGGGAGGATCGGGTGTGACACCAAGACGGTTATGGCGGTTCAGGGGTTGAGTGCCGCCATGGCCGGGGGCATATCAGCGTTCATTACAATGCCGCTGGATACAATTAAGACGAGGCTGCAGGTTCTCGATGGCGGGCCTAGCGTAGGACAAACACTGAGGAATCTAGTTAGGGAGGGCGGGTGGAGAGCTTGTTACAGAGGCTTGGGTCCAAGGTGGGCATCAATGTCCATGTCTGCCACCACCATGATCACCACCTATGAATTCTTGAAAAGGCTTTCCACAAAGAATCAAGACTGTTGA
- the LOC116022773 gene encoding PHD finger protein ALFIN-LIKE 3-like, whose product MEGGDGGPYNRCTIEEVYGDYEGRRTGIIQALTTDVEEFYKRCDPDRENFCLFAYPNGQWEVTLPAEDVPPELPEPTLGINFARDGMPAKDWLALVAAHSEGWLLSVAFYFAARFGFDRDERKILFNMINDLPTVFEIVTGAGAGAPKKQHSEKSVITNHGGSKMKSSSKLRAAESHARALNVNPHYEEEEYYDEEEHGNTLCGACGKHGGLDEFWIGCDKCERWFHGRCVKVTPAKAEHMKQYKCPACSNKRIRP is encoded by the exons ATGGAGGGAGGAGATGGCGGGCCCTACAATCGTTGCACTATCGAGGAGGTCTATGGGGATTACGAGGGTCGCCGAACCGGCATAATTCAAGCTCTTACAACtg ACGTCGAGGAATTTTATAAGCGGTGTGATCCAG ACAGAGAGAACTTTTGCTTGTTTGCATATCCCAATGGGCAGTGGGAGGTGACTTTACCTGCTGAAGATGTGCCTCCTGAGCTCCCAGAGCCTACTCTGGGTATCAACTTTGCCAGAGATGGGATGCCGGCGAAGGACTGGTTGGCTTTGGTTGCTGCCCACAGTGAAGGGTGGTTGCTTTCTGTTGCTTTCTACTTTGCTGCTAGATTTGGATTTGATCGAGATGAAAG GAAGATTCTGTTCAACATGATAAATGATCTGCCTACAGTATTTGAGATTGTGACTGGTGCTGGTGCTGGTGCTCCAAAGAAACAACATAGCGAGAAATCTGTAATCACAAATCATGGTGGCAGCAAGATGAAGTCAAGCTCCAAATTG CGAGCAGCTGAATCTCATGCAAGGGCCTTGAATGTGAACCCCCACTATGAAGAGGAGGAATACTACGATGAAGAGGAGCATGGTAACACCTTGTGCGGTGCTTGTGGGAAGCACGGTGGATTGGATGAATTCTGGATTGGCTGTGACAAATGCGAAAGGTGGTTCCATGGCAGGTGCGTGAAAGTCACCCCTGCCAAAGCTGAGCACATGAAGCAGTACAAGTGCCCCGCTTGCAGCAACAAGAGAATCCGTCCCTGA